A genomic region of Syntrophorhabdales bacterium contains the following coding sequences:
- a CDS encoding M20 aminoacylase family protein has translation MGRTKEMTGLEAEMIAWRHELHANPETAFEEHETSKFVAEKLRSFGLDVHTGIGQTGVVARLVGIEGQGRSVGLRADMDALNIQEENDFDYKSRNPGKMHACGHDGHTAMLLGAAKYLAANRRFKGTATFIFQPAEETAGGAKAMVDDGLFERFPMDCVFGLHNHMAMPEGNFASTPGSMMASFDTFDITITGVGGHAGGMPANVRDPIVAASHAVVMLQSIVSRNIEPLETAVLSVTEIKGGTAYNVIPEQVVLRGCTRHLKPEIQDLVEQRMREVLGGLELSLGVRVDLNYQRRCPAVINSPKERENALRAASLVVGSDRVIGNASPVMYSEDFSCMLRCAPGAFLFMGAGAPRPNGMGHQPRYDFNDRLLSIGADYWVNLIETIAA, from the coding sequence ATGGGAAGGACAAAAGAAATGACCGGCCTTGAAGCGGAGATGATTGCGTGGAGGCACGAACTCCATGCGAATCCGGAGACTGCCTTCGAGGAACATGAGACTTCCAAGTTTGTAGCTGAAAAATTAAGATCATTCGGCCTCGATGTCCATACTGGCATCGGTCAAACAGGAGTCGTGGCGCGGCTCGTGGGGATTGAAGGGCAAGGCCGCTCCGTTGGCCTCCGGGCTGACATGGACGCACTGAACATCCAGGAAGAGAACGACTTTGATTACAAGTCCAGGAATCCTGGCAAAATGCACGCCTGCGGGCACGATGGCCACACGGCCATGCTGCTCGGTGCCGCCAAGTACCTTGCCGCAAACCGCAGATTCAAGGGCACGGCGACATTTATCTTTCAACCGGCTGAGGAGACCGCCGGTGGCGCAAAGGCTATGGTGGATGACGGTCTCTTCGAGCGCTTTCCTATGGATTGTGTCTTCGGATTGCATAACCATATGGCGATGCCGGAGGGTAACTTTGCCTCGACTCCCGGGAGCATGATGGCATCCTTCGATACGTTCGATATCACCATTACAGGCGTGGGGGGTCATGCGGGCGGCATGCCCGCAAACGTGCGCGACCCCATAGTAGCCGCATCCCATGCGGTGGTCATGCTTCAGAGCATCGTGAGCAGGAATATAGAACCGCTCGAGACAGCGGTGTTGAGCGTTACGGAGATCAAGGGCGGCACAGCGTATAACGTGATTCCTGAGCAGGTGGTGCTCCGCGGCTGCACGAGGCACCTGAAACCAGAGATTCAGGACTTGGTGGAACAACGAATGCGGGAGGTGCTCGGAGGTCTAGAACTTTCTCTCGGGGTAAGGGTGGATCTGAACTATCAACGGCGCTGCCCAGCAGTAATTAACAGCCCAAAGGAAAGGGAAAACGCTCTTCGCGCCGCATCCCTTGTAGTGGGAAGTGACCGCGTCATTGGCAATGCTTCGCCGGTGATGTATTCCGAGGATTTTTCGTGTATGCTGCGCTGTGCGCCTGGAGCTTTTCTCTTCATGGGAGCAGGAGCGCCACGACCGAATGGAATGGGACATCAGCCGAGGTATGATTTCAACGATCGTCTGCTTTCAATCGGAGCCGACTATTGGGTGAACCTCATAGAAACCATAGCTGCTTGA